From Antechinus flavipes isolate AdamAnt ecotype Samford, QLD, Australia chromosome 1, AdamAnt_v2, whole genome shotgun sequence:
CCAACAAAATGCACAGAAACGCAAAAAGCATGGCATTAAAGAAACTCTGAAAAGGATACTTGTTTACAGCATGAGAGCTTGAAAGAAGGCCTTCCTTGTTTAGCCTCAGCCAATACTCATTGGCTACTCAAATTTTCTGCTGCTCTGCATATGTCTGCAAACATCCATAAAGTGCCATGGTATTGGTTTTAGAGTTTCAGAGAAATTTTAGAGAGTAGAAGAATTTGCAAATATAGAATctataaataataagaaatgactatagaattaagagaaattggaAAAGACTTTCTATAGAAAGTAGTATATTAGAACTACAAATTTAACAAGAACAGAAGTTCCTGAAATTCTAATATTTGCTGTTGGTTCTAGGCTTAGATAAAGATTTAATGATTACATAATTTCAGATCTTTGAATTTTGGACTAATTCTTATTCTCTAAAATTATCATGCTAACTTTTCTCATAGCATAAGTTTTGGTGGTTaaattttcccataatttttgTATGAGAACAAAGGGCATTTTTCTAGCCTTTTCCTTACTTTAAAAAGTGTATTAACACTCCACATATCACCTAtcttaatatttttgaatatattttgaataagTTAGAAAGACCTAGGGTTAAGCCCTAagtttgacacttactagctgcatgaacTTGAGCAATTTACTTAATCATTCTGGGGGAGTGCTGTGAAATGGGGATATACTTACCCCAAAGAATTactgaaatatttctttattaattttggtTGTGAAtgtcaattttaaaaagttatgataaGATGGCTACAATTATCAAGTAGtattttatatgttaattttcaatcttccattcttttggttttttcctatatatttatgGTTTCATCAATTGCATCCACTAATGCCTTATAAAGGTTCTTCCCTATTGTTCAACCTTAgaactcattcatttattcatgtagGAATAGTATATCTGAATGCAATGTGAAAAGCACCATTTATCTTTCCTCCCCAAACCAGCTTGTActtatttgttttcaaattttttcattcaattttcaaaCTAGCTATATTCAATcaaaacctaaagaaaaaaatttctcacTCCTCTTGTATTATCCACACCACAAGTAAAAATTACAAAGTTAATTTTAATATAGGGCCCACATTACCTTTTTAGTCATTCGATCTGTCATACTCAAATCTATGCAAATTTTGGGTCCTGAACTTTTGGCTGCCAAAAGTCTCtctttggtcatggctttcaaaACTCGTTTGCTCTGCTGAGGGCTCATACCTGAGACACAACCATAAAGAGAGGGCAAAATGTCCACATCATTGAAGACAATTTAACAAGGAAAATCTGGCTCCATTTCCCTTTCAACTAAGTACTTTCAATATGTATGAAACGAAACTTTAAGTTCAAGAAAAGATAATCAAGAGAAACATGGGTATGAGTCTTTGTTAGTTTTAGGGTATAAAAACAAAGATACTCACTGGACAAGACATTTTAATCTATAACTGATAAAGCTAAGTTGATGCTTTGCtcctatttcttttctacttATCACAAAAAGAGGAATAAAACAGGGAGAGTAGGCACAAATTCATGTGGACTATCtatatttttactcatttacAATGTTTATCATCTAACTAAACCTGGGAAGGTCACCAGCCCAGAtacttaattaaaagaaaacctcagttttattttgttttgtattccttttctattttttcttatttttttaaaaaataagataaattaaaagaaaaaaaaagaatacctcaGCATATCTACAACAAGGTTTGTTGGTACCTGCATTTTCTGTTCGCTgtgcttttcttctctctctttcctgttttcttttactcttctttGCTGCAACTATTTTTTCCCAGTGCCTCTGTTTCCGCAAGACATTTTTCTTAtgttatccagaaaaaaaattttgaaaacctCATAAGCATAAAAAATTCAAAGTTATAACTATTAAAGTTTAGAGATAATAAAAGTTCCTTAACATTTCAATGttaaacttaaatatttaaaaatcaaaatttcaaatatttaaaatttcaacaTTTCAAATTGAAATATGAAATGGGAGTAGCAAACAAATTATACTACTCCTAAGGAAACTGTATGTGGAAGAAGCGAGAGTTATAAACGAACATGGAACAtggattggtttaagattggaaaaagaggggcagcgaggtggtgcaatggatagtggtcctagagtcaagaggatctgagttcaaactcagattcatacttactagctgtatgaccctagccaagtcatttacctttaattgccaaaaaaaaaaaaaaaaaagtttgcaaaacataCAATAAGGCTGTATGttatcaccttatttatttagCTTATAAGCAAAGTACATCATGGGAAATGCCAGGCTGGataaatcaaaaagtaaaaaaatcagaattaagaTTTCAGAGAGAAATATCAACAACTCCAGATTTGCAGATGATCTCACTGATTTATCCTATTTATAGCTTGTGtctagttatttgcatgttatctcccccattcaACTGTGAGCTCAAGAGTAAtgaatgtcttttgccttttttagtATGCCCAAAGCTCAGCGCactgtcttgcacatagtaggagtttTAATGTCTAATGATTATCAACTATCAGCTTCACAACTTATGAGAGGTAGATGAGGCAGATTCTGTCTCCAATATGAAAATGGTAAAGCTGAAATGCACTTTTTCCAGACTTTTTagtctaagattccttctagtaTATCCCACTGTGTCTGTTCAGTTTTCCTCAtccaaaagatttcttttttccttcatacaAATGGAACTATCTGGTAACATCAATCAAATGGACATTCCTCTGTTCATCTACAAGTATTCCCTCTCTCTTTGGAGAAGGGGTGTTTTTGCTTgacctttttatttctaaaaagttCAGTACTAGGCACTGTACATACCGAACACCACATCTCTCCATCCATCTGCAAGGTTCTTGCACTCTCAACCTCAGTATCAATCTGCAAAAGCTGGAAGCTTTCAAAGGCCAGTTCTTCATCTCCATGCTCCAGGCTGAATTCTTGCCTGTTTAGCAAGCAGGATTCAGCTTGAGGGGAAGATCCTTCCAGTTTGTGCTCCATATCCTTAATCATGCTTCTTGCATTTTCTATAGAATACagttttcagaaagaaaacaattttcaagACATTGCAtaaaatcattgaaactggtATTTAATTTCTGTACCAACCAGCCTAGCTGAAGCAACAAGGCACTCTGAGGGAGGGAAAAACAGGAGACAGTACACGTCAAGCAAGTTAAATCCTTACGAGGACTCCGTATCCTGACAAATGCAGCCCAAACCACCAGATCTGTTTCCAGTCCAATCAGGAACTAGTGCTGCAGAAGTTATACTTATATGGCtaatatttaaatagcatttactatgtgccaggcactacattaagtactttatatttattttttcattgaatccTCACAATTCTTGGAGGTAGATGgtgtcattatctccattttacagatgagaaaactaaggcaaacaagttaagtaacttgctcaggattacatgACTAATAAGTGTCCAAAACatgatctgaactcaggtcttcatagttccaggcctggcactctgtctACTACACTACAGAGGACCACCACCTTGCCCTTCCCCCAAACCCTTTAGTTCTGTTTCCAGGTCAGCTGGAACTGGAGAGGAGGCCAGTCAAATCCATCAAATACCAACCACTTGCCAGCCCCAGGGCAAGCCAGCCAGCCCAGAAGCAGAAGGGCACCCTGAGAGACGGCAGACAGCATGTATCAATCCAATCATCACCACTGCCACCTTGACCACCATCTCCCCTCAGACGCTGATGGAGGAAGAACAGAACTTTGAACCCAAAACCCTTGGCAACAGCATTGTTCCCAACTTAATTACCCTCAGCCACGATCCTGGGGAATAAATAACCCCTGCCAAGATGGAGGCTTGCAACTGCTTCTGCGTGGGCAACATCCACTACTGAAGACCTAGGAAAGAAAGTTCTTACTGCTCATTTTTGACCCTGTCAAATGGTTTAACATGagaaaatgatatgatttttatcagtggAAACAACATGAAAGAAGAGACTTTGCTGCTGTATGCTAAGTATCATGGCATGTTTCCATTTGCCATTTAGCTGAAACCTTCCCTAAGTGTGGTGTCTGTCCTCTATTAAAATgcgagctccttgagaataggaaataacttttttctttgtatgtgcccagtgcttagcacatatgtaattgcttaataaattcttccatccctcatccctcccttcttactttcctctttctctccttccctctttccttcctttcttcctttcttctttccttccttccttccttcctccctccttccctccctctcttccttccttccttccttcttttttttcattctttcatatgTCCAGATTATTTTGTGAACACAGCCAACCAAAGAACATACTGTAGGTATACATTGTAAAAAATAAGCAGTAACAAACTTGTCAAAAACCTGACTACTGAACACTAAATGAtgcatatattcttatttttgaaaGGGTCTCACTTCATTTCCTAATATATCCATCCTCTTCCCAAAGAGCAACCTCTTgtaacaaaaaacattttaaagggggtggggagggaaattCAACAGAACTAACCAATAGATTTACCAACAAGCCTGCAATATTCCACATAAATAATCCCCATCTCTAAAAGGAGGAACTTTAAATACTAATATCTATGTTCCTATCtagctatacacacacatatataaatacatctaCATCTACAGACTACATGTATGTAAGTAAACTCTTTCTCTGCCACTTTAGGCACTTACCTCTGGCATACACCTGCCCCCTCATATTGCTGCCCccccttcttttctgtttttctttctcccttgggGTTAGCTGGTTATGATGAAAGTCCATTACACTAGGAAAGCCAGCCTCACTGCTCCTGCCTACCTTTTCCCTTCTTGAGACAGGTTTTAAGAAgacaaataattcaaaataaatggcaaaaaccaaaaaaaaaaaaaaaaattaaaaggagcaaaattatacagaataaatatatccCTGAACAGATAGATCCCACTCCTTTGCAAAGGTGAGAGGTTCACGGTGGTGatattttggagattttttttttttttttgatgtgatgatcagttttgctcattttttctcttcttttttctttctgaataaatattatttgttacataAGAAGTCTCTCTGAGAAAAGATGGGGGAGAAACTACTGAGAAACTCGGATCATGAAGAAACAcgtttcaataaaatttaattttgaaacatatttttacatatatatgtgtgtatatattcccTCAATGTCTGTTTTAACACAGaaatgtttatgtatacatacatgcatgtgtacatatacatctaCATggtacacaaatacatacacatatatacgcaTACATGTGCGtatatgtgcatttgtgtgtgtgtatgaggggGAAAAGTCTCCAGCGGTGAATGGTCTAATTCAATCTAGCAGCCTTGAGCACAAGCTTCCAGGGAGCAAAGACCGGGCCATGTGAcctaccaaaatgaaaactcccccCAACGTCCATGAAACGCAAACACCAGCAGGAGGCGCCAAACTCCGGGGAGACTCACCTTAGCCCCGCCCCCTATCCGCTCTTTAGCCCTGCCCACTTCCCTTAATTCCCACCTTTATCTTACCTAAGATAGCACCGGAAGGTAGCCTTGACATCCAGTCTTCTCGGGCTTCCGCAAGAAATACGAAACCTCCCTGTAAGCCCTGGGACACAAAAACCTCCACAATGTATGGTCCTTACTACAAAACCAAACATATGGTTTCAGCAGCAGTTAAATCATCATCATACCTCCCTCCACCCATTCTCCCTCTTACGTAGCTTCCGGCCCCTGAGCGCCTCCTGTGATGCGCATTCTGGGAGTTGTAGTTCAATACGTGtttgttatattttctcttaCTGGGTAAAATAGCAAACAAACATAGCTCTAGAATTGGATGGTGATTGAGCGGTATTTTAAAATGGCTTTAGAGATTATTCTTCTCATTTACAAGGGACGAATTTTGTTCCTAgagaaaatgtttctttcctaAAGTCTTTAacatacaatcatttaaaactatcattaaacattaaaaatgcatttaacCATCAAAGACAAGGAAGCAGTACAGAGGTACGTAATGAGGAAGGGAGCAAATTCAAATCACACAGGCTTGTTGCTTTATTTAAAACCTGCGTAGTATTGGGTCCCTCCCCACATCGTAAGTAGTagcaacaagcattcattaagcacccactgtgtgccaggcaatgtgctcaACTCTgtagatgggggggaggggggaaaggttTAAGAcagtctgccctcaagg
This genomic window contains:
- the TRMT10B gene encoding tRNA methyltransferase 10 homolog B isoform X1 — protein: MFGFVVRTIHCGGFCVPGLTGRFRISCGSPRRLDVKATFRCYLRSSVVDVAHAEAVASLHLGRGYLFPRIVAEENARSMIKDMEHKLEGSSPQAESCLLNRQEFSLEHGDEELAFESFQLLQIDTEVESARTLQMDGEMWCSKNVLRKQRHWEKIVAAKKSKRKQERERRKAQRTENAGMSPQQSKRVLKAMTKERLLAAKSSGPKICIDLSMTDRMTKKELSRLAAQIRRLYGSNKKAKKPFWICLTGFATDSPLYEECLRMNDGFSNYLMDTTEEDYLDLFPLESLVYLTPDSEHALEDIDLDKVYIIGGLVDESIQKKLTYQKAQENLIQTARLPIQEYMVKNANAKNYHSEILAINQVFDILSTYVETQNWPEALKTGVSLGKGYVIPNTVE